The window TATTAAACTCTTTTAAAATAATATCCTCCTCACTGTACACAAGCTGTTGATCACTACGCGGTATTGTAATTAATTTTCCACGCAGAGCAGTCATAATTCAATTATCAGCTGTTACACTTTAGGCATTGCTGTTTGCAACTAATATGCCTTTGTCCCTTGTCTCTGTCTTCTCATTATATTTTTACTGCTGTCAACAGTCgaattaattttatcttagttTAGCTAGAAAACTCATTAAATATTCATAAATATTTAATTGCGAAAGTAATAACTAAAATTGGCTATAAGATTATTTTTAATTTCAAATTCAAAACTCATACACTTCAAATCTTGGTTGAGCTCAAATAGAAGAGTGAAGGAACATCCGCACGTCGTAGTACGGGTATGTTGTACACATAGCGAAAGGAGACCTTTcgaattcttttccttttttttttcttttttttttttttatttgcccAAGAAAAAATGGGAATAGTTGAAAAGGTACAGCCTGAGAAAAGGTTGAAAGAAGAAAAGAATCATCAAACATATAGTACTATCTTGAGCCATGAACTCTCTTGGAAGAAGAAAGTCATGACCAAACAAACTAATACCATAATTAAACCTGCCCTTATTGAAGAAAAAATCCATAGTAAAAGAGCAGCCTGGTGCACAAAGTATCCCGCGCTAGCAGGTGGTGAAATTAATTAATCATCTGATATGAGAGTTATGTTAAAGAGATGATGACAGAAGAAGGATCATCAAATTACAGGAGGTGCCAAGACTGTGGAAATCAAGCAAAGAAAGATTGTCCATATTTAAGATGCCGAACTTGCTGTAAAAGCCGAGGGTATCAGTGTCAAACTCATGTCAAAAGCACTTGGATCCCTCTCTCTGCAAGGCGTCCAAGGCACCATCAGATTTCCAGTACTATTCAACAACAGCAACCAAACCCTAAAAGATACAGAGAAAATCAAAATCCTCCTGCACTATTAGCAGGTACTTCATACATCCTCACATAGAATCTTTGATTACATGGTACAAAGAGATCTAGTCAGCATTGGAATTTGCTTACCTTTAAAGTGTACTAGTATTTCACTGTGAAGACACCATCAAACCCTAGCTACTATTTACTGCTATAGCTAATGATACCTATTCTCACTTACTGTTTTCAATTATTTAACTCATGTTATATGCTCAACTTAGATGGATGAACCACACTACTTGCACCCTCAACCCAGCAAAAGGCCAGAAAATAAAGTGTTACTTTAATTCTTAAGATTATAATTAACTTCTATACACTTACAGTAAAAGAATTTCGTACACTATCAGATTATCTAAAAGTAGTTACATATAACGATTCATAAAAAGTGGAATTAGTAACATGAAAAATATAGCAGGTAACCTGCTACAACAATTTAAAATACCGACCATAGTGAAAAAATTCATTACTCTGTCAATTGTCAATATATAAAAGTTATATTTCCTTTTACGGTCAAATTTCGTTATAATGACATCGTTTGTCTGGATGTATTTTGGCTGCTATAACGAGATGCTATTATAAGgaaaatataatataacataatacTCCTATGGAATTCGGTTTCATAGAAAACTAGGCCTTATAGTAAAAGTTGTTCTAAAGGATGACTGATATAAAAAAGTTTGACTGCACTTATTTTTGTTACGTTATAACTGTAGgtggagaagaagaagaacttCCAGCAGAAGTGAGTTTACCGGCAGTATTTCGGTGTGTCCGGGTAAGTTCAGTAGACAATGTGGGGGATCAATATGCCTATCAGACTTCAGTGAACATAGCAGGACATGCTTTTAAAGGGATACTATATGATCAAGGCCTTgatcaaagtcattacaacaaCATGGCTAACGAAAGTTCCTCAAGTGGTTTACATCACCAGCAAGTTACAACAAATTTAATACCACCCTCAACTTCTTACCCTAGTCCTTTTAGTAATTTCATGCCTGGTACGCAATTTTTCCAATACCAAAAATCATCCTGAAACAAAGATTTCCGCTAGTCTATGTTGCTCGAATTCTTCAAAAATGTCGTCAGGTATATTTAATCCTCCAAAAGTATTAATTTTGAAGGTGACACGAGTAGGATTCGAGCAACATATTGCTAGCTAATTCTTATATCTCTAGATATCTTGTTATGTGCATTGCAAGTGTTAAAAGTAAAATAATACACATTGAACAAAGGGAAAGGGAGTAGTTGTATTTTTTTGGAATTCCAATGAAGAATTATTTGCCTTTGGTCTGCAAATTAAATATGATGCCGTGTTTGCATATGTCTCTGCAGTTTGTctttttcatgaatttctctCTGCATCATTGTGTTTAGGGAATTAATTATGTCTGATTTATTGGTTGTTTATGAACTCCAAAGCCGCTTTTCTCCCCATTATCCGTTTCTTTGCCGGCTAAATATTGTCAGAGTTAAATTACTACTTATATTTCGACAGTATAAACTTTTTTGTCACCACAAATATAATTTGTTTTTTATAGTAGGTCAATTATTAAGTTTTGCATATTACTACGTAATATATATTCGATGCAAAAAATTACCATAGTTTTTAGCGCATAACTTCAATTTAAGTTTAATAGTACATCCTAATAGAGGATAACCATTATGTTCAAAAAAATAATCAACCTGGATATTATGAAACGGATCTTGAAAAGTTTCAATACAAGCAGGAAGAGTTTGGAGATCTTCCATATGTATAGCTTGCAGGACTTTAAATCCAAATATAATCCTTACAATGCATTATTTATGATATTAATTTTTGAGTAATTTgatagtgtaatttttttttatattgtaaGTTTAATACTAATTTGTTAGTTAAACTCAATGCCATGCGTCCATTTGAATGGACAAAAGCACTTTAGAGAAAAGCTAACGTGTTAAGCTCTCTTTCTCGAGCTTCATTCGGTTCAGAATTCAAAGACAAACAAGGAAATCATGCAAGAAAATGTAGACAGTCATAATTAGTACTGATCACTAAACTTGTCCCCTTCTTGTACGTAGAAAGTTCAACATATTTCTAATCCATTCCTCTAACAGCCTTTCAAATCTCAGCGTTTGTTTATGTTTTTATATTAAATGTGCAGAGTTTACAGAATTACAGAAAAAGGATTAAATATCGTTATTTTGTACAGgtgtcaaaagtatttttttcattGTAAAATAATTGAGCAGGTATCACTGTCCTTTTTGATATTTTAATGCATGTGCCTATCTTATTTGTTAAGGTTCACTAAGTTGTTACTTTCTTAAGCACCTCCATGATGTATATTAGGTCCTTTAGGTTGCATCTGAATTTAGATCATTTTCCCTGTGCAAGTAGAGAAGATGAATGTCCCCATTTAATTTTATGGTTATGATCATGAGCTAAAATATTTATATCCAACATAACAACTCTTAATCACTTGTACAATGCTATCCCAGCCCAAGGTCCAGTTATCCTATTAAATACCCACCGATTATTTGGAATTTGCCATAGGATTTAACTTATACTCACTCTAGTATTTAGTGCACCATCATTTTGATTTAACCTATAATATTGTAGGTAATTTATTTTGTTTGTCAGGTTATTTTCTTTATATCAAGATAATAAGTGCAGATACATTACTGACACGTTTCTCCGGTTATTAATTTCACTTATTATGCACAGTTACTTATAGTAATTTTTTAAATGACTTGATAGTATAAAAAATATTTCGTGTTCCTTTGCCGGTTTATAGAAGTTACACACATATACTGATTTAGAAAAGCCTTAGCTAATAAGCCATGTTGAAATTGATGATTGCTGCACTTGGGTAAATCATGGCGAAGACACGAAAAGAGAATCCCTGATTATTATAATTAAGATAATTAATCCTCagataaataaatattttgaagaGAAAAGATTGGGTAATGGGCATCTTCTGATTTTGTAGATTATAATGACTAGAAGCCGAAAAGCAACTACGATCACATGTTCAACCTTTTATGCTAAAGAGCAATTCACATTAGCCAAAGGAAAAGATTGATACCGCAATCAattggaaaataaataaaaaatttaaacagGTACTACTAATAAATTAAGCTAACAACTTCATGCACTAACAGTGTAAAAAAAATCTATACTTTCAGTTTTAGTTAATTAGTTATAGTAGGTTACTTAGCTTGCCTTTCTTAATTAGGTTactaattatttaattattatgGACAATTACCCTTTAGCTATTTTTTAGATGATTCGATAGTGTGTAAATTTTACACTTTCAATGTGTAAAAGCTAACTCTATTGTATACATAACCCAAAGGTCTTGTGTAGTTGTATCTAGATGAATCCTTTGAAGTTCATTTTCAGAGTGCATTTTCTCTCACGCCTAGTTAGCTTTTAGATGACACTTCCATTTAGTTctttaccaaaaaaataaaataaaattatcatgATGAGAAGCAAACTTTTTTTGGAAGGGGAACCAATCTAGCTTTATGCCAAACAGATGGAGACGTTTCtttaattatataaatatataatatggAGTCATGGACATTAGAACTTTAATTTGGTaggtaaataaataaatttataaattaaatataCCTTAGGCACCAGACATTGAAGTGCTGTTTTTTAAAGGAATATATAGTATAAGTATCTGAAGATAGTTTATTAAGTGATGTTTGGGCTTATTGAGTAGACGATAAAATGCTTTTCTGAGGCTACAAACAATTGAGCACAAAAGAGAATCAGTACTTGTACGGAAGTTCATGCATGTGTTTACTCTCTAATTTTAGCAATAAAAATGACAAAATTAATTAGGCCGTTATTTTGGGCTCTGCAATTTCATTGGACCAATATAATACTACCTTACTTAATTTATAGAGAAATCCTCACCCTAGTGGAGTTAAAGAAAATGATTTATTTGTAATTCTCGTTTACTTTTTCTTGAGCATTATATGTTTGAGctcctttttgttttttgttgaaAATATGGTAGTTTAGTAACTTGTAATGTAGTTTACAGAATATGCTGGAATTCGTTATTGAGATTACGTACCTCTATATATGCATAAATAGTAAGTTTGTCCGCGCTTCGTGCAGTCATAACAAGTCTTGTTGAATTTATACACTAATCTTTTTTTCGATAAGGAAAAAAATAACACATGATAAGAATGAAAGTAAAACAAATTGTACTGTCATTAACTGTGCCACAATTTGTGATATTGATTAGTGTTACTGAATATACTCCACTTACAATAATATCCCGAGAGTATTTcgtcatgaaatatagtaaaattTCTTTtccatttatatgtatatataatagttCATTTGTTTGCGCTTCAATGAAATTAGTAAATTGCTCAGATCATATAATATAAAAGTATTAAACCCTAATAAAATCTGGATGTTTACATCtcgaaatattaaaaaaaaaaaacacatatatATTTCAGGAGCCAATGAAACTAAGTAGAGGTATTAGTATCTGCTCATATACATACGACACTCATTCATGAAATCAAACTcattaatattcaaaaattaattGGAGAACCAAATAGACAATATAAAAGTATTAGATTTAAGTAAATTCCATATGTACACATGCAATAAAAGCTCGAATGAAGTGAGAGGAAGCCGACGACGAGAATTTCGNNNNNNNNNNNNNNNNNNNNNNNNNNNNNNNNNNNNNNNNNNNNNNNNNNNNNNNNNNNNNNNNNNNNNNNNNNNNNNNNNNNNNNNNNNNNNNNNNNNNNNNNNNNNNNNNNNNNNNNNNNNNNNTGTGACCTTTCCAAGGATTATTGTCTTATTTCAGACGCGGAAGATGGCaatgagaaaaaaagaaaagacgtAGTCAAGGGCGCCCTTTTTGTGAATAAAACCTAACTCCTTTAGTTATCATATAAAAAGAATTTGTAGTCAACAATTAAAATTCATGGGAGGAAGAGCAGCCAATGAGCCATACGTACAACattaatgtggaaatgaataccaCTCTGAGTTGATTTAGGTGTTTGACAACATGTGATCGGGCTTTAGTGTTGAAACATCTAATAAGTAGTTTAATCAATACATATGCAGGTGGATTATGATTTTTTAGAAGTGTGAGCATTTTGGCACATATTCTTTTTTTCCGTGAGTaactttttatcttcttcttatAGAAAAATAAAAGTTGTCTTTGTCTTTTATGATGCTTAAAACTTCATGTGTTTCTTTCTTTGGCAATTAAACACAACTTAATATTTTAGTATCATGCAATTTGGGAATTAAACCTCAAAGCATCATAAAATccaatttttattttcttataaGAAGAAGATGAAAAGTTATTCACAAAAGAAAAGAATATGTGTCAAAATGCTCACACTTCTAAAAAATCATAATCCACTAGCACATCATTTGCTTCTCTAAAAATCTGTCATCTAAAATAGAAGGACAGAGGCTGACTTTCAAGATAGCAATGTTGTAGTCCCAACTCCCCCGAATTCATAAAATATAAAGAGCATGatgctacaaaaaaaaaaatctatgatCCTCTTAAtcacaaacaaaataaaaaaattgaatatCAGCAAGGTGAACAATACTTTCAAACGTAAAAATACAGAAATATAGAACTTACAAAGCAATATTTTTTGTTGTACATGATAAAATCAAGTGAAACTTCCACAAATTTCAACCAATATAGCAATAATGGCCAAAAAGCCCTTTAAGTCTCAAAAGcagtgaaaagaaaaaagaaaaaaaaaactaatcaaCCATGAAGCTTCTTACCGTTGGGATTTCTCACAGTGATTCATTTTGCCTCCGGTGATTCCTTACTGCCTTGGGTGCCAATTGAATTTTACGAATTGTTTGCATGAGTTATGAAATTGTTGTATTATAATTTATAAAGACCTTTGCAATAGAACTAATAACAACCAAGTTAATGAGGCTTTTAATTTTTCAATTGAGGCATACAACGGTTAACTTTTAGTTAGTGGTGGTTTTTGGCCTTCTAAatattaaattgaattgaatcaaaACAATAAGGGAAAATTACAATTAAGGGGAACGGCCGTACGCTGTTTATTGATAGTGACTTTTGGAATTCTACGCATTAAATTGAGTTGAatggaaaaaagaagagaaaatgcaAAAAAAGAATAGGAAGAGTAGGGTATTAATTATTGAGCCATTTAATTAATGTTGTTACAATAAGATACATAAAAataggagaaaaaaaataaaaaattaggaaaaaggagaaaaaggagaaaaaaaataaataacaatggaagtcatagagaggtgtcacatcaccttgtctatgcctagctttatattatatatatataccgtaaaTTAAGTACCGTTCTTCCATGTGTTATctcaaaataaatcaaaataccaaattaattaATGTTATGGTGTAATAATCTCATGGATGTAGATGTTTCACATTTTCTGGTAATTCCAATAATCAAAATCTCATCTTTATCTAAGTCCCAACTGTGCTTAATAATGAGATACAACATCTTCATGGACTCAGCAATTAGTACTGAGAGACTAAACCATAAGATCCTCTGGACTAAGTTTCTAATGTTAGTAACTGATAGGCTTCATATATATGGTATACTAGGCGTTTAACAATTATAGTACCTTTAGCGTCAATGAATGTGGTGGATAAATGTAATGTGATCTCTCCATTCTTGTTCGAGCTCTGGAAATGAAGAAATTTCTGGTAGCAAGTGCCCTTAAATGTTCCCCTACACGGACcgaatttggaaaaaatttagTTAATTTGTGGGTACTGGGTAATAGATGTTAATTTTCAAAAAGATTCACCATGCTGTTGGGGGTTAGGACTGAAACAACCTAAGAAAATGGCCTTATAAATTGGGACAACTTATAATGGCATTTGTTATTGCAGACGAGATTTATTAATTTCTCAAGAGCTCATTGCTCTGAGATGTCCAAGAAGGTTGTATATGTATAGGGTAAAATCTGACATTACACGTGGCAAGAGATGGTGCTGGCATGTGGCAGGAAGAGACGCTTAGGAAGCAATTCGTTCAAGAACCCAGAAGAGACTGTTCCTTGCATATCCGTAACATTGAATCCGAAGCAATTGCCACGGAGCAGTTATGTGCTTCAGTTACATATCAGGTCCAGATATGCAGCCAAACGTTACGTTCTTGCAATTACCAGCATTTATTGATCATTATTACCCATAATGAGGGAGCGATTCACGGACTTCTGTTGGAGAATTTGTACCTATAAAAGGAGTCTAATCTCAATGTTAGAGGGCATCCAATTGTATCTTAACATTTACACTTTACGCATTCTAGCAAATCATCTTACAATTTACTGTTTTTTGTACGGGGTCCATATTATTCTTCAAGACTGAGAATTCAACCGGAGTCATCTTCACTGAGAGATTCCCCCGAGCTCATACAGCCCAGGATCAATTTTTTCATTACTTATCACTTGTTATttacttcttcttcctcttcttcttcttcttcttctttttaaattttGCATTGCCTCCATTGATCATTGATTTGTGCAAAAAGTACATCTTTGAGTTTGACATCCCAAACTTTTACATGATCAGTGAGCAGAGCCAATATAGAATTGATCTCCTAAGTAACACCAAAAATGGTCCAATTAAGAACAAGTTGCTTAGCTGGACATTAACAATGCTTAACAATCTAGGGACGGTCATATACAATATTGGAAGGTCTTCTAGGTTTATTTCTGAAAGAAGGCATATCCTATTTGTCCATGTTAGTGAGACCTCTGACTTGCTATGGCATAGTAGAGAATGAGTTGAATACATGGATCCCTCCTAGTTCAGTAGAGATGCTAATTTATCTGCTGGTTTATTTGCCTCTCTAAAACAATGACATATAGAATCCATGTTCTTCAACTAACTTTTGAGACTTTTGAACCATGTCTGAGATTCCCCAAGGAGGTTTTCATTCTCTGTTAATGCATGTGGCCAATAGTAAGGAGTTTGTTTCACCCAAGACCATGGAAAAACCATTGTCAACACACCATTTAAGACTATAGAGGAGAGCAGCTGCTTATGCCATGTTGCTAGAGCCAGGTCCCAAGTTAATAGGGAAGGCAAAACTGGTGTTTCCTAAGCAGTTTCTGACTATACCACCTCCTCCACACACCCCTTGTAAGCAACTACCATCAGTGTTGAGCTTAATAGCCAAATCCGGGGGTTTGGTCCATTTGATCATAGTGATGCTTCTTTGTTGGATATCAGCTTCAAATATATGATGTAGGCTTCTCCAGTTTTAATCTATTCTTGCTTTACCAAATTGTTTTTTGGTTATCTGCACAATAGTAAACATAATGTTAGTCTTGACCTTGTACACAAAATGTTTAATAGTTTCAAATTTGTTAGCACATCTTACTCTCCAGATTTTCCAACAGATGATAgg is drawn from Lycium barbarum isolate Lr01 chromosome 8, ASM1917538v2, whole genome shotgun sequence and contains these coding sequences:
- the LOC132606583 gene encoding protein SHI RELATED SEQUENCE 3-like, with the translated sequence MMTEEGSSNYRRCQDCGNQAKKDCPYLRCRTCCKSRGYQCQTHVKSTWIPLSARRPRHHQISSTIQQQQPNPKRYRENQNPPALLAGGEEEELPAEVSLPAVFRCVRVSSVDNVGDQYAYQTSVNIAGHAFKGILYDQGLDQSHYNNMANESSSSGLHHQQVTTNLIPPSTSYPSPFSNFMPGTQFFQYQKSS